A stretch of Myxococcus hansupus DNA encodes these proteins:
- a CDS encoding DUF6999 family protein — protein MSEPSRVDPVALLNDAPHDPQDPDPWVALFLDRSIPMSERAKAELLVDQRSRSRQFLLPVIRPIARMYIVFFQLLKLFVPNRFTSSKLLHRLLAWGLKTWVSPEANSLILRHFHVGTEILDFIARNTPELGVPTSPIRPTTLEHVKDEIFLNHDLNIYNFVIRLNRALREQGRTLTPPARLDFSGISDTFPIEPLPNRWTNVLDLQSAIEIFTPVYQLFLTDRDFWRASNSLQLDETIALYVATLLQAPGLVALVNNRHPMIPLTTMRAGFRLLLHGLSAESLHAFLVECKHGRMPQLARLVSPALHAQLLGVTGPG, from the coding sequence ATGTCTGAGCCGTCACGGGTCGACCCCGTCGCCCTGCTGAACGATGCGCCGCACGACCCGCAAGACCCGGACCCGTGGGTGGCCCTGTTCCTGGACCGCAGCATCCCCATGAGCGAGCGCGCCAAGGCGGAGTTGCTGGTGGACCAGCGCTCGCGCTCGCGTCAGTTCCTGCTGCCCGTCATCCGCCCCATCGCGCGGATGTACATCGTCTTCTTCCAACTGCTGAAGCTGTTCGTCCCCAACCGCTTCACGTCCTCCAAGCTGCTGCACCGGCTGCTCGCATGGGGGTTGAAGACGTGGGTCAGCCCGGAGGCCAACTCGCTCATCCTGCGCCACTTCCACGTGGGCACGGAGATTCTGGACTTCATCGCCCGGAACACGCCGGAGCTGGGCGTGCCCACCAGCCCCATCCGTCCCACGACGCTGGAGCACGTGAAGGACGAAATCTTCCTGAACCACGACCTCAACATCTACAACTTCGTCATCCGGCTGAACCGCGCGCTGCGCGAACAAGGGCGGACCCTCACGCCGCCCGCGCGGCTCGACTTCAGCGGCATCTCCGACACGTTCCCCATCGAGCCGCTGCCGAACCGATGGACCAACGTGCTGGACCTGCAATCCGCCATCGAAATCTTCACGCCCGTGTACCAGCTCTTCCTCACGGACCGGGACTTCTGGCGGGCGAGCAACTCCCTCCAACTGGACGAAACCATCGCGCTCTACGTGGCCACGTTGCTCCAGGCGCCCGGGCTGGTCGCGCTGGTCAACAACCGCCACCCCATGATTCCGCTGACCACGATGCGCGCGGGCTTCCGGCTGCTGCTGCATGGCCTGTCCGCCGAATCCCTCCACGCCTTCCTCGTGGAGTGCAAACACGGCCGGATGCCCCAGCTCGCGAGGCTGGTCTCCCCCGCGCTGCACGCCCAGCTCCTCGGCGTCACCGGCCCGGGCTGA
- a CDS encoding DUF1501 domain-containing protein encodes MSFSRRQFLRGTSSGLGLLAASSALPRWLVGEAQAATLNGYAGYRAIVSVFLLGGNDANNILVPLGATPYAHYRAARPNIGIPQADLLPISPTGLGTNSYGLHPALKKVQALFGQQRAALVCNVGSLVVPLRKPDYGSGATPLPDNLYSHSDQQDAWASAIANPATAPVPFELVGKATGWGGRTADKLQGLNPSRPRYPDVVSFGGKPLFAAGAVRQPMMVSSSGTLAFRQTSDANFNALQTEALSQVMTHTHGVTLEASYGGIFTQAQTFATSRAAARDAAWAALPVATQTAIDALFVPPAGATNWTLLTQLYQVLRDILAGATATGQGGLGLRRQAFSVGLGGFDTHVGQLPMQNSLLTQLDFALDAFYQALDVLRSSGVFGATPPQATLFTMSDFSRTMVENSDRGTDHAWGGHAIVIGDRVQGGRFYGTYPNLDLSANGVNNLDTTDSRGRWIPTLSVDQYAYSLAYWLGLSTAAEREYVFPNLAGYITAATAGGFPSSARNNRVGFMLADT; translated from the coding sequence ATGTCCTTCTCCCGACGACAGTTCCTTCGTGGTACGTCCAGCGGCCTGGGCTTGCTCGCCGCGTCGTCCGCGCTGCCTCGCTGGCTGGTGGGCGAGGCGCAAGCCGCCACCCTCAATGGCTACGCGGGCTACCGCGCCATCGTCAGCGTGTTCCTGCTGGGGGGCAACGACGCCAACAACATCCTGGTGCCGCTCGGCGCCACGCCCTATGCGCACTACCGCGCGGCGCGGCCGAACATCGGCATCCCCCAGGCGGACCTGCTGCCCATCAGTCCGACGGGGCTGGGGACGAACTCCTACGGACTGCACCCCGCGCTCAAGAAGGTGCAGGCGCTCTTCGGACAGCAGCGCGCCGCGCTCGTGTGCAACGTGGGCTCGCTGGTGGTCCCCCTGCGCAAGCCGGATTACGGCAGCGGCGCCACGCCCCTGCCCGACAACCTGTACTCGCACAGCGACCAGCAGGACGCGTGGGCCAGCGCCATCGCGAATCCCGCCACCGCGCCGGTGCCCTTCGAACTCGTGGGCAAGGCGACGGGGTGGGGTGGCCGGACGGCGGACAAGCTCCAGGGGCTGAATCCGTCCCGGCCCCGGTATCCGGACGTCGTCTCCTTCGGAGGCAAGCCGCTGTTCGCCGCGGGCGCCGTGCGCCAGCCGATGATGGTGTCGTCCAGCGGCACGCTCGCGTTCCGTCAGACGTCCGACGCGAACTTCAACGCGCTCCAGACGGAGGCCCTCTCCCAGGTGATGACGCACACCCATGGCGTCACGCTGGAGGCGTCATACGGGGGCATCTTCACCCAGGCGCAGACCTTCGCCACGTCCCGCGCGGCGGCGCGCGATGCCGCGTGGGCGGCGCTCCCGGTGGCCACGCAGACGGCCATCGACGCGCTGTTCGTCCCGCCCGCGGGCGCCACCAACTGGACGCTGCTCACGCAGCTCTACCAGGTGCTGCGGGACATCCTCGCGGGCGCGACGGCCACGGGCCAGGGCGGCCTGGGGCTGCGGCGCCAGGCGTTCTCGGTGGGCCTGGGCGGCTTCGACACGCACGTGGGGCAGTTGCCGATGCAGAACTCGCTGCTCACGCAGCTCGACTTCGCCCTGGATGCCTTCTACCAGGCGTTGGACGTGCTGCGTTCGTCCGGCGTCTTCGGCGCCACGCCGCCGCAGGCCACGCTCTTCACCATGAGCGACTTCAGCCGGACGATGGTGGAGAACTCGGACCGGGGCACGGACCACGCCTGGGGCGGCCACGCCATCGTCATTGGCGACCGCGTTCAGGGCGGCCGGTTCTACGGCACGTACCCGAACCTGGACCTGTCCGCCAACGGGGTGAACAACCTGGACACCACGGACTCGCGGGGCCGCTGGATTCCCACCCTGTCGGTGGACCAGTACGCCTATTCACTGGCGTACTGGCTGGGCCTGTCGACGGCCGCCGAGCGCGAGTACGTGTTCCCCAATCTCGCGGGCTACATCACCGCGGCGACGGCGGGCGGCTTCCCCTCCTCCGCGCGCAACAACCGCGTTGGTTTCATGCTCGCGGACACGTAG
- a CDS encoding StlD/DarB family beta-ketosynthase, whose protein sequence is MSRDVFITSLGKFLPGEPISNEQMETYLGKVRGRPSRARSRVLSQNGITQRHYAIDTEQRTRFRNWELAVRAIHDALERSPITLKEMDLLVTATTQGDLVLPGFASQVHHALGGPACEVASLHGICSSGMQALRNATLQVAAGEADRAVVCASELVSRLLKASHYEEVAGGANALPFEAEFLRWMLSDGAGAAVLQPTPHPTRPSLKVEWMDIRSHANRHELGMYVGANRAPEGGFGDTWLDAPSVTEATAAGVFNIKQDIRRLESLVSLGVDGFFALVDQGRIRPADIDWCLIHYSSHYFKQPIVKLLEQGGVRIPEERWFTNLSTRGNTGCASIFLMLEELVNEGRVRPGERIFCMVPESGGFIVCYAMLTVVAPGRAAVPELASVTSTEDAGPLPLPAAGGDPVKEKLVRELTHVWVDFESRLQQVPLLQKLNRGVFTHEDYRELLINLRQQVVEGSRWIARAASSITAEHLALRSSFIRHAREEHRDYEMLERHYVSVGGTHEDITRAPKNIGSEALSAWMFHRASQENPFDLLGAMFIIEGLGSRVARKWGLAIREQLGLEEEQVRFFLYHGENDGTHLDRLEGALGSGILTPELAARIVKTAKVTARLYLLQLEELGNV, encoded by the coding sequence ATGTCACGAGACGTGTTCATCACCAGCCTGGGGAAGTTCCTGCCGGGAGAGCCCATCTCCAACGAGCAGATGGAGACGTACCTCGGCAAGGTCCGGGGACGTCCTTCCCGCGCGCGCAGCCGTGTGCTGTCTCAGAACGGCATCACCCAGCGGCACTACGCCATCGACACGGAGCAGCGGACGCGCTTCCGCAACTGGGAGCTGGCCGTCCGCGCCATCCACGACGCGCTGGAGCGGTCGCCCATCACCTTGAAGGAGATGGACCTGCTCGTCACGGCCACCACCCAGGGAGACCTCGTCCTGCCCGGCTTCGCCAGCCAGGTCCACCACGCGCTGGGGGGACCCGCCTGTGAAGTCGCGTCACTGCACGGCATCTGCTCCAGTGGCATGCAGGCGCTGCGCAACGCGACGCTCCAGGTGGCCGCGGGTGAGGCGGACCGCGCCGTCGTCTGCGCCAGCGAGCTGGTGAGCCGACTGCTCAAGGCCAGCCACTACGAGGAGGTCGCGGGTGGTGCCAACGCCCTCCCCTTCGAGGCGGAGTTCCTGCGCTGGATGCTCTCCGATGGCGCGGGCGCCGCGGTGCTCCAACCCACGCCCCACCCCACCCGCCCCAGCCTCAAGGTGGAGTGGATGGACATCCGCTCCCACGCCAACCGCCATGAGCTGGGCATGTACGTCGGCGCCAACCGGGCGCCCGAAGGAGGCTTTGGCGACACGTGGCTCGACGCCCCCTCCGTCACCGAGGCCACCGCCGCGGGCGTCTTCAACATCAAACAGGACATCCGCCGGCTGGAGTCGCTCGTCTCCCTGGGCGTGGATGGCTTCTTCGCGTTGGTGGACCAGGGCCGCATCCGCCCCGCGGACATCGACTGGTGTCTCATCCATTACTCGTCCCACTACTTCAAGCAGCCCATCGTCAAGCTGCTGGAGCAGGGCGGCGTGCGCATCCCCGAGGAGCGCTGGTTCACCAACCTCTCCACGCGAGGGAACACGGGCTGCGCGTCCATCTTCCTCATGCTCGAGGAGCTGGTGAACGAGGGCCGCGTGCGCCCCGGCGAACGCATCTTCTGCATGGTGCCGGAGAGCGGCGGATTCATCGTCTGCTACGCGATGCTCACCGTCGTGGCTCCGGGCCGCGCCGCCGTGCCGGAGCTGGCCAGCGTCACCTCCACCGAGGACGCCGGCCCCCTTCCCCTGCCCGCCGCGGGCGGTGACCCGGTGAAGGAGAAGCTGGTCCGCGAGCTGACCCACGTCTGGGTGGACTTCGAGTCCCGGCTCCAGCAGGTGCCGCTGCTCCAGAAGCTGAATCGCGGCGTCTTCACGCACGAGGACTACCGGGAGCTGCTCATCAACCTGCGCCAGCAGGTGGTGGAAGGCTCACGGTGGATTGCCCGCGCCGCGTCCAGCATCACCGCCGAGCACCTGGCGCTGCGCTCGTCCTTCATCCGCCACGCCCGCGAGGAACACCGCGACTACGAGATGCTGGAGCGGCACTACGTCTCCGTCGGCGGAACCCACGAGGACATCACCCGCGCGCCAAAGAACATTGGCAGCGAGGCGCTGTCCGCGTGGATGTTCCACCGCGCCAGCCAGGAGAACCCCTTCGACCTGCTGGGCGCGATGTTCATCATCGAGGGCCTGGGCAGCCGCGTGGCGCGCAAGTGGGGCCTGGCCATCCGGGAGCAGCTTGGCCTGGAGGAGGAGCAGGTCCGCTTCTTCCTGTACCACGGTGAAAATGACGGCACGCACCTGGACCGGCTGGAGGGCGCGCTGGGTTCGGGCATCCTCACGCCGGAGCTGGCCGCGCGCATCGTCAAGACGGCCAAGGTGACGGCGCGGCTGTACCTGCTGCAATTGGAGGAGCTGGGCAATGTCTGA
- a CDS encoding DUF1800 domain-containing protein yields the protein MIRRLTLAIAVCATACAPEDSPPEVAEAEVLGQQEQAAEPLGTPSEANAIRFLEQATFGPKLAAGASPLPIDSVEYVMAQGITNAITVQLSAPRSTYSGALETRDIGSQFFTNAIQGRDQLRQRVTFALSQVFVVSQTGIPNLTSTPESEPKLAMAGYLNTLSANAFGNFRTLLEAMTLDPAMGTFLDMANNKAFRTNGQAVAPNENYAREMLQLFTLGLHKLNDDGTEMVDAQGAPIPTYTEAHVQAFAHALSGWTYASATGCPTVGRSNTASYAQKMIGCDVNHDSTSRVLLRGVSTTAGGGAAAHLKQALDNVFADPNVPPFICKQLIQHLVTSNPRPAYVRRVVNVFKNNGSGVRGDLRAVVRAILEDDDARGPQAPLAQYASYGHLRSPALFVTTLIRWLNGTLDTVGGTKDPGAKLYAWSSAMGQAVPRPPSVFSYYPPNAPAPGGNGLLGPEFAILDTATVAARANFVHELLYSSTPANAGVLVNVSVLPADSNDLVMWLGRYWLHHTMSSELQLTVFNAITDSRAGDSTRRRKLAVYLTSLSPEFQIQR from the coding sequence ATGATTCGACGCCTTACCCTCGCCATCGCCGTGTGCGCGACTGCGTGCGCACCGGAAGACAGTCCCCCGGAGGTCGCGGAGGCCGAAGTGCTCGGTCAGCAGGAGCAGGCCGCCGAGCCCTTGGGCACACCCTCGGAGGCCAACGCCATCCGGTTCCTCGAGCAGGCCACCTTCGGGCCGAAGCTCGCGGCGGGTGCCAGTCCGCTGCCCATCGACTCGGTGGAGTACGTGATGGCGCAGGGCATCACCAATGCCATCACCGTCCAACTCAGCGCGCCCCGGTCCACCTACAGCGGCGCGCTGGAGACGCGCGACATCGGCTCCCAGTTCTTCACGAACGCCATCCAGGGGCGCGACCAGCTCCGGCAGCGCGTGACGTTCGCGCTGAGCCAGGTCTTCGTCGTCTCCCAGACGGGCATCCCCAACCTGACGAGCACGCCCGAGTCTGAGCCCAAGCTGGCCATGGCCGGCTACCTCAACACGCTGTCCGCGAACGCCTTCGGCAACTTCCGCACGCTGTTGGAGGCGATGACGCTGGACCCCGCCATGGGCACGTTCCTGGACATGGCGAACAACAAGGCCTTCCGGACGAACGGCCAGGCGGTGGCACCCAACGAGAACTACGCGCGGGAGATGCTCCAGCTCTTCACGTTGGGGCTCCACAAGCTCAACGACGACGGCACGGAGATGGTGGACGCCCAGGGAGCGCCCATCCCCACGTACACGGAGGCCCACGTCCAGGCCTTCGCCCACGCGCTCTCGGGGTGGACGTATGCCAGCGCCACCGGCTGCCCGACGGTGGGCCGTTCGAACACGGCCAGCTACGCGCAGAAGATGATTGGCTGTGACGTGAATCACGACTCGACGTCACGCGTGCTGCTCCGGGGCGTGTCCACCACGGCCGGCGGTGGCGCGGCGGCGCACCTGAAGCAGGCGCTGGACAACGTCTTCGCGGACCCGAACGTACCGCCGTTCATCTGCAAGCAGCTCATCCAGCACCTGGTCACCAGCAACCCGCGCCCGGCCTACGTCCGGCGCGTGGTGAACGTCTTCAAGAACAATGGCAGCGGCGTGCGCGGGGATTTGCGCGCCGTGGTCCGCGCGATTCTGGAGGACGACGACGCGCGCGGTCCGCAGGCGCCGCTGGCGCAGTACGCCAGTTATGGGCACCTGCGCTCGCCCGCGCTCTTCGTCACCACGCTGATTCGCTGGTTGAACGGCACGCTGGACACGGTGGGCGGCACCAAGGACCCCGGGGCGAAGCTGTATGCCTGGAGCAGTGCCATGGGGCAGGCGGTGCCCCGTCCGCCGTCCGTCTTCAGCTACTACCCGCCGAACGCGCCCGCGCCGGGAGGCAATGGGCTGCTGGGGCCCGAGTTCGCCATCCTCGACACGGCCACCGTGGCCGCGCGCGCCAACTTCGTGCACGAACTGCTCTATTCGAGCACGCCGGCCAACGCGGGCGTCCTGGTGAATGTGAGCGTGCTCCCGGCCGACTCCAATGACCTGGTGATGTGGCTGGGCCGCTACTGGCTGCACCACACGATGTCCTCGGAGCTGCAGCTCACCGTCTTCAATGCCATCACCGATTCGCGCGCGGGAGACTCGACGCGCAGGCGGAAGCTGGCTGTCTATCTCACGTCGCTCTCCCCCGAGTTCCAGATTCAGAGGTAG